One uncultured Caproiciproducens sp. DNA segment encodes these proteins:
- a CDS encoding DUF4358 domain-containing protein: MNKIVMNKRKWNFFSTTALIVAFAIFAGSFLLVRNMKENVAGPAPARVTAKIISEMHYSNMIVVSQSQLSKHYSIPDAVITDSSLYMSKSSDNAAELACFLLTDKSKFSELKSAVTSHINSKAAGFKSLNPAQYTLLKNYVIVQQGKYVLVSVGNNASSDEKLFVEILN, from the coding sequence TTGAACAAAATAGTCATGAATAAGAGAAAATGGAATTTTTTTTCCACCACTGCACTGATTGTTGCTTTCGCTATTTTCGCAGGCTCATTTCTTCTTGTTAGAAATATGAAGGAGAATGTGGCAGGACCTGCGCCGGCTCGTGTTACTGCAAAGATTATCAGTGAAATGCATTATTCCAATATGATCGTAGTCAGTCAGAGCCAGTTATCCAAACATTACAGCATTCCCGACGCGGTGATTACCGACAGTTCGCTTTACATGAGCAAATCTTCCGATAACGCAGCAGAGCTCGCTTGTTTTTTGTTAACGGATAAATCAAAGTTTTCTGAATTGAAGTCAGCAGTTACCAGCCACATTAATTCCAAAGCCGCGGGATTTAAAAGCCTTAATCCTGCACAGTACACTTTGCTTAAAAATTACGTGATTGTACAGCAGGGAAAATATGTTCTTGTCAGTGTCGGCAACAATGCTTCCTCAGATGAAAAGCTGTTCGTCGAAATACTGAATTAA
- a CDS encoding IS3 family transposase, whose protein sequence is MKAVTKYEVIYCRREKYPIQIMCKFFGVSRSGYYDYVKRRGSLPRNTEPAGFIAECQKSCGKTYGYRRVQIWLERKKSLHLNPKTILRIMNKYGLLSEIRRRKKYKQMGQQLHKYGNLLNRNFVADRPNAKWVTNISYIHTTQGVLYLSMIRDLFDNSIVAYKTGTEQTVNLVLNTIKLAMEKETVAGELHLHSDQGFQYTSQAYFNLTKEYGITPSMSRRGNCYDNALAENFFSILKTECIYRHQLKSFDEARQLIAEYIDFYNNERIQTETCLTPLEKRRQAA, encoded by the coding sequence GTGAAAGCTGTCACAAAATATGAAGTAATCTATTGCCGCAGAGAGAAATATCCGATTCAAATCATGTGCAAATTCTTCGGAGTTTCGCGAAGCGGCTACTACGACTATGTAAAGCGCCGTGGATCGCTGCCACGCAATACAGAACCGGCCGGATTCATAGCCGAGTGTCAGAAAAGCTGTGGTAAAACGTATGGTTACCGACGAGTTCAAATTTGGCTGGAGCGTAAGAAATCTTTGCACTTGAACCCTAAAACGATACTCCGCATCATGAATAAATATGGCTTGCTCTCTGAAATACGCCGTCGTAAGAAGTACAAGCAAATGGGGCAGCAGCTTCACAAATATGGAAATCTGTTGAATCGCAACTTTGTTGCTGACAGACCAAACGCCAAGTGGGTAACGAACATTTCATATATACACACAACCCAAGGCGTTCTGTATCTGTCTATGATCCGCGATCTCTTTGACAACAGCATTGTCGCTTACAAGACAGGAACCGAACAGACGGTAAATCTTGTTTTGAATACAATCAAGCTTGCTATGGAAAAAGAAACGGTCGCCGGGGAGTTGCACCTCCACAGCGACCAAGGGTTTCAATACACATCACAAGCATATTTTAACCTAACCAAAGAGTACGGCATTACTCCGTCAATGTCAAGACGTGGTAATTGCTATGACAATGCACTCGCTGAAAATTTCTTCTCTATTCTCAAAACCGAGTGCATTTACAGACATCAACTGAAATCATTTGATGAGGCCAGACAACTCATCGCCGAATACATAGATTTCTACAACAATGAGCGCATACAAACGGAAACGTGCCTGACACCGCTCGAAAAACGGCGTCAGGCTGCGTAA
- a CDS encoding helix-turn-helix domain-containing protein: protein MLEPKILAMRAAGKTRREIADELGLKKIQIKAWINRHNKATAREEAGLPPKGRGRKPAITLQEYKYENKRLKMENELLRDFLHAAERK, encoded by the coding sequence GTGCTTGAACCAAAAATTCTGGCAATGAGGGCAGCAGGAAAAACGCGACGTGAAATTGCGGATGAATTAGGATTAAAGAAAATTCAGATAAAAGCCTGGATTAACCGACACAACAAAGCAACAGCCCGTGAGGAAGCAGGACTTCCGCCAAAGGGACGAGGGCGTAAGCCAGCCATCACATTACAAGAATACAAATATGAGAACAAGCGGTTAAAGATGGAAAATGAGTTGCTGCGGGATTTTCTTCACGCCGCTGAAAGGAAGTGA
- a CDS encoding AbrB/MazE/SpoVT family DNA-binding domain-containing protein gives MAAAIVRRIDQLGRIVMPKELRKDLNINANDQFEFFVDDDKIILRKKKFTCEFCNGVHNVVNFEGHIVCRKYIKRMNAMLT, from the coding sequence ATGGCAGCTGCAATAGTTAGAAGAATTGACCAATTAGGACGAATTGTTATGCCTAAAGAACTCAGAAAGGATCTTAATATAAATGCAAATGATCAGTTTGAATTTTTTGTTGATGACGATAAAATCATTCTAAGAAAAAAGAAATTTACATGTGAATTTTGCAACGGCGTACATAATGTTGTTAACTTTGAAGGCCACATCGTTTGTCGCAAATATATAAAAAGAATGAATGCAATGCTAACTTGA
- a CDS encoding HPr family phosphocarrier protein translates to MKTFTYTIKDENGIHARPAGLLVKEAGKFSSDITITCAGKSANAKKLFVLMGLEIKQGDTITVKAEGNDEETAAETLALFFKRNV, encoded by the coding sequence ATGAAAACATTTACGTACACGATTAAAGATGAAAACGGGATTCATGCGAGACCGGCTGGTCTGCTTGTAAAGGAGGCTGGAAAATTTTCTTCTGATATTACAATTACGTGTGCAGGGAAATCCGCGAATGCAAAAAAGCTTTTTGTGCTTATGGGTTTGGAAATTAAGCAGGGAGATACAATCACTGTCAAGGCCGAGGGGAATGACGAAGAGACTGCGGCTGAAACGCTTGCGTTATTCTTTAAAAGGAATGTATGA
- a CDS encoding BlaI/MecI/CopY family transcriptional regulator, with translation MEIKLFDSELKVMSVLWKEGDTTAKKISVILKEQVGWNMNTTYTLIKRCISKGAIERREPNFLCHALIAQEQVQEQETTELINKVFDGSADLLFASLLNRKNLSPEKIERLKQLVDQLK, from the coding sequence ATGGAAATCAAACTGTTTGATTCTGAATTAAAAGTTATGAGTGTCCTTTGGAAGGAGGGCGATACGACCGCAAAGAAAATTTCCGTTATCCTTAAAGAGCAGGTTGGCTGGAATATGAATACCACTTATACACTTATCAAAAGGTGCATTAGTAAAGGTGCGATTGAGCGCAGAGAACCTAATTTTTTGTGCCATGCATTAATTGCACAAGAGCAGGTGCAGGAGCAGGAAACCACGGAACTGATAAACAAAGTATTTGATGGTTCTGCCGATTTACTTTTTGCGTCTCTTTTAAACAGGAAGAACCTGTCCCCAGAGAAAATCGAAAGACTAAAGCAGCTTGTTGATCAATTGAAATGA
- a CDS encoding M56 family metallopeptidase yields the protein MDIFQMSLSGAVLIIAVVICRSVTLHKLPKMTFLVLWGVVICRLLIPFYIPSRFSFYTGIALLRRIMSGTATFTASLRMIGNTGTVTDTNNTNEIGATTVSVSPVMIIWLIGSCVCALFFIIAYIKCCREFKESLPVENDFATHWLREHSVSRSVQIRQCDKIKAPLTYGVFHPVVLLPKATDWTDETRLRYILTHEFVHIRRFDTLTKLLLAFALCVHWFNPFVWVMYVLANRDIELSCDETVVQTFGETIKSAYAMTLINMEEKKNGITPLCNNFSNNAIEERIICIMKIKKVTSLSVIMAIILVVGTATAFTSSASAADKSKESLNQYVALTAETALQNGLTINQTAISYNDYENWLGKYKIMIQKEVQNGRLSQQNADKSIQEHEQILTNIQNGDQVSLIVDATEEKVIIIPLSDFKVSENEDGVITIK from the coding sequence ATGGATATTTTCCAAATGAGTCTTTCCGGAGCGGTTCTCATTATAGCTGTTGTGATTTGCCGGTCAGTTACTCTTCATAAGCTACCGAAAATGACATTTCTTGTCCTATGGGGTGTTGTGATTTGCCGTCTGCTTATCCCATTTTATATCCCGTCGCGTTTTAGTTTTTATACGGGTATTGCCCTATTAAGACGGATAATGTCGGGAACGGCCACTTTTACCGCTTCTTTAAGGATGATAGGCAATACAGGTACTGTTACTGATACAAATAATACAAATGAAATTGGTGCTACAACAGTATCTGTTTCACCCGTTATGATCATTTGGCTAATTGGGAGCTGTGTCTGTGCTTTGTTTTTTATCATAGCCTATATCAAATGCTGCAGAGAATTTAAAGAATCTTTGCCAGTCGAGAATGATTTTGCGACCCATTGGTTGCGTGAGCATTCTGTGAGCCGGTCTGTTCAAATCAGACAATGTGATAAAATCAAAGCACCGCTGACTTACGGGGTATTTCATCCTGTGGTACTCTTGCCCAAAGCAACGGACTGGACGGATGAAACGAGGCTTAGGTATATTCTGACACACGAGTTTGTGCATATCCGGCGGTTTGACACGTTGACAAAGCTATTATTGGCTTTTGCTTTGTGTGTACATTGGTTTAATCCCTTTGTATGGGTGATGTATGTGCTGGCAAACCGCGATATTGAACTTTCCTGTGATGAAACGGTAGTGCAGACATTTGGAGAAACAATAAAATCTGCATACGCCATGACGCTCATCAACATGGAGGAAAAGAAGAATGGAATAACCCCTTTGTGCAACAATTTTAGCAATAATGCTATTGAAGAAAGGATTATATGTATTATGAAAATTAAAAAAGTTACTAGTTTAAGTGTTATAATGGCCATTATCCTCGTGGTTGGTACAGCCACCGCATTTACCTCATCTGCTAGCGCGGCGGATAAGTCAAAGGAATCATTAAACCAATATGTGGCTCTCACTGCCGAAACAGCATTGCAGAATGGCTTAACCATTAATCAAACTGCAATTAGTTACAATGATTATGAAAATTGGTTGGGAAAATACAAAATCATGATTCAGAAAGAAGTGCAGAACGGTAGATTATCACAGCAAAATGCGGATAAAAGCATCCAAGAGCATGAACAAATTTTAACTAATATACAAAATGGAGATCAGGTTTCACTCATTGTTGATGCAACCGAGGAAAAAGTGATCATAATTCCTCTTTCGGATTTTAAAGTGTCGGAAAATGAAGATGGTGTTATTACTATAAAATAG
- a CDS encoding 50S ribosomal protein L25: MEEIILNAMARSEKPKKVRSSGFIPGVLNGPGTTSASVKFESVALNKIIAKHGTNAKLWVVLGTEKTFGFIKEVQKHPVEGKIIHIGIQLVSKDQEVKMQLPITFHGHTELEHRLLQLQVYKPEIEVEGKTALMPDEVVVDVSEKKSGETITASDFHLSSGVKILDPEDEIYAIIKAVKKESVEAPEEVKPAE; this comes from the coding sequence ATGGAAGAAATAATTTTAAATGCGATGGCAAGAAGCGAAAAACCTAAAAAAGTGAGAAGTTCAGGTTTTATTCCAGGCGTTCTTAATGGACCCGGTACAACTTCTGCCTCTGTAAAATTCGAAAGCGTAGCGCTAAACAAAATCATTGCAAAACACGGGACGAATGCCAAATTATGGGTTGTACTAGGCACTGAGAAAACATTTGGTTTCATTAAGGAAGTTCAAAAACATCCTGTGGAGGGAAAAATCATTCATATTGGGATCCAACTGGTCTCAAAAGATCAAGAGGTCAAAATGCAGTTGCCAATTACTTTCCACGGTCATACTGAACTAGAACATAGATTGCTGCAGTTACAAGTTTACAAACCAGAGATTGAAGTTGAGGGAAAAACAGCGCTTATGCCCGATGAGGTCGTTGTTGATGTCTCAGAAAAAAAATCCGGAGAAACCATTACCGCCTCCGACTTTCACTTATCCTCAGGGGTCAAGATACTTGATCCGGAAGATGAAATCTATGCCATCATCAAGGCTGTTAAAAAAGAGAGCGTTGAGGCGCCTGAGGAAGTTAAGCCAGCCGAATAA
- a CDS encoding patatin-like phospholipase family protein: MPFGLALSGGGTKGAAHVGVLLALEEAGMFPTSIAGTSAGAIVAGLYATGTNAQALKQIVVDMSKKGIYYCDADLLGILKAAPQLIFHHKIDIEGLFKGARIENFLFEHTDKKNIMDTNIRTIIPAADINTGQTIAYTNSLEGVSAVDRVTWKTDIAICQAIRASMAVPAVFKPKLIDNMCLVDGGVTDTLPVDLLIAAGVSNVLAVDITKNYETPKKKNIIDITTHSLSIMSTRLKELNSRGEKLLLKPQLPKESGLLTFEQMEQCMDAGYEAAQMSMAAMKAIFK; the protein is encoded by the coding sequence ATGCCTTTTGGGCTTGCACTTTCAGGAGGAGGTACAAAAGGAGCCGCACATGTGGGAGTTCTGCTTGCGCTTGAAGAAGCCGGCATGTTTCCCACGTCCATTGCCGGTACCAGCGCCGGTGCTATTGTAGCGGGGCTTTATGCCACAGGCACAAATGCGCAGGCATTGAAACAAATTGTTGTTGATATGTCTAAAAAAGGTATTTACTATTGTGATGCGGATTTGCTCGGAATTTTGAAGGCTGCGCCCCAGTTAATATTCCATCATAAAATAGATATTGAGGGATTATTTAAGGGCGCCCGGATAGAAAACTTTTTATTTGAGCATACGGACAAAAAAAATATAATGGATACCAACATCAGAACCATTATTCCGGCAGCAGATATAAATACAGGGCAGACAATTGCCTATACAAATTCTTTGGAAGGCGTTTCGGCCGTTGACCGGGTAACGTGGAAGACAGATATCGCAATTTGTCAGGCAATACGTGCAAGCATGGCGGTACCTGCAGTATTTAAACCAAAATTAATCGACAATATGTGTTTGGTTGACGGAGGAGTAACGGATACCTTACCAGTGGATCTTTTAATTGCAGCGGGTGTATCCAATGTTTTAGCGGTTGATATTACAAAAAATTATGAAACACCCAAAAAAAAGAACATTATCGATATTACGACACACTCCCTCTCGATTATGAGCACTCGTTTAAAGGAATTAAATTCCCGCGGTGAAAAGCTGTTGTTAAAACCACAGCTTCCGAAGGAGTCTGGGCTGCTGACTTTTGAGCAAATGGAGCAATGTATGGACGCTGGATATGAAGCGGCACAGATGAGCATGGCCGCAATGAAAGCGATTTTCAAATAA
- a CDS encoding L-ribulose-5-phosphate 4-epimerase: MLEKLKEQVCNANLLLPEHHLVVFTWGNVSGIDRESGLFVIKPSGMPYDRLTPKNMVVMNLEGEKVEGELNPSSDTPTHCELYKHFKNIGGVVHTHSRWATIWAQAGCGIPAYGTTHGDYFYGEIPCTRSMTPEEIAGDYEKETGTVMIEAFQNSNPDYIPAVLVRSHGPFTWGKDCFEAVHNSVVLEELAMMAWHTKNISCQEIPQMQQELLDKHFLRKHGANAYYGQSPK; the protein is encoded by the coding sequence ATGTTGGAAAAATTGAAAGAGCAAGTGTGCAATGCAAATCTGCTTTTGCCCGAGCACCATCTTGTGGTATTTACCTGGGGAAATGTTTCCGGTATTGACCGTGAAAGCGGGCTGTTTGTTATTAAGCCCTCCGGCATGCCCTATGACCGGCTGACACCAAAGAATATGGTGGTAATGAATCTGGAGGGAGAAAAGGTGGAAGGCGAATTAAACCCGTCCTCCGACACTCCCACCCATTGTGAGCTGTACAAACATTTTAAAAACATCGGCGGAGTGGTGCATACACATTCCCGCTGGGCGACCATTTGGGCGCAGGCCGGCTGCGGCATCCCTGCATACGGCACCACACACGGCGACTATTTCTACGGCGAAATTCCCTGCACCAGAAGCATGACCCCCGAAGAAATAGCCGGCGACTATGAAAAAGAAACCGGCACGGTAATGATCGAAGCTTTTCAAAACAGCAATCCAGATTATATTCCCGCCGTGCTCGTACGATCTCACGGGCCATTCACCTGGGGTAAAGATTGCTTTGAGGCCGTGCACAATTCCGTGGTTCTTGAAGAACTCGCCATGATGGCCTGGCATACAAAAAACATATCCTGTCAGGAAATTCCGCAGATGCAGCAAGAGTTGCTTGACAAGCACTTTCTGCGCAAACACGGTGCAAACGCGTATTACGGTCAATCTCCCAAATAA
- the araA gene encoding L-arabinose isomerase gives MSSLKKYEFWFIVGSQDLYGEQVLKTIDKHTKIMVEDFNADSAIPCTIVFKPVVRNSNEIYKVIMEANNDCKCAGIITWMHTFSPSKMWIRGFGALQKPLLHVNTQFNRDIPWDSIDMDFMNLNQSAHGDREHGFIIARMRLQQKTICGYWKDEKMRGRMAVWMRAAVGAYESKRLRVLRISDNMRDVAVTEGDKVEAHIKFGWQVDHFGVEDIIRLVDSVTEEEIDAQMKEYAENYEMSTDNIDAVRYQAREEAALKKFMESEGFGAFHTNFQDLQQLRQLPGLAAQDLMRQGYGFAGEGDWKTAALCRIMKLMTADLQGGTAFMEDYTYNFDPECGMNMGAHMLEVCPSVACEKPQIKVVPLGIGDREDPARLTFRSAAGPAVLVTIVDMGDRFRMIANDVICQEQKHDMPKLPVAGVLWKPLPTLEISAEAWMYAGGAHHSVISYSLTADEMRDFAEIMDIEFIHIGKDTDINQLRKELIWNDLIWKLKK, from the coding sequence GTTTTCAAACCGGTTGTGCGGAACTCCAATGAAATTTATAAGGTCATCATGGAAGCAAACAACGACTGCAAATGCGCCGGAATCATCACATGGATGCACACTTTTTCCCCGTCCAAGATGTGGATTCGCGGTTTCGGCGCGCTGCAAAAGCCGCTTCTCCATGTCAACACGCAGTTTAACCGGGACATTCCATGGGACAGCATTGACATGGATTTCATGAACCTGAACCAGTCGGCACACGGCGACCGTGAGCACGGCTTTATCATCGCAAGGATGAGGTTACAGCAAAAGACGATTTGCGGATACTGGAAAGATGAAAAGATGCGCGGGCGTATGGCTGTTTGGATGCGTGCTGCCGTCGGTGCTTACGAAAGTAAAAGGCTTCGTGTGCTGCGTATCAGCGACAACATGCGTGATGTTGCCGTCACAGAAGGCGACAAGGTTGAGGCACACATTAAATTCGGCTGGCAGGTCGATCATTTCGGTGTTGAAGACATCATCCGGTTGGTAGATTCCGTTACGGAAGAAGAAATCGATGCGCAGATGAAGGAGTATGCCGAGAACTACGAGATGTCTACTGACAATATTGACGCGGTGCGCTATCAGGCACGGGAAGAAGCCGCCCTTAAAAAATTCATGGAATCAGAAGGCTTTGGCGCATTTCACACGAACTTTCAGGATTTACAGCAGCTTCGCCAGCTGCCGGGCCTGGCCGCACAGGATTTAATGCGTCAGGGCTACGGCTTCGCGGGCGAAGGTGACTGGAAAACCGCCGCGCTTTGCAGAATTATGAAGCTCATGACTGCCGACCTGCAAGGCGGCACCGCGTTCATGGAGGATTACACCTACAATTTTGATCCGGAGTGCGGTATGAATATGGGGGCTCACATGCTTGAGGTCTGTCCTTCGGTGGCCTGTGAAAAGCCGCAGATCAAAGTCGTTCCGCTCGGCATCGGTGACCGTGAAGACCCGGCGCGCCTTACCTTCCGTTCAGCGGCCGGTCCTGCCGTTCTGGTCACGATTGTCGACATGGGCGACCGGTTCCGCATGATCGCAAATGATGTCATTTGTCAGGAGCAAAAACACGACATGCCAAAGCTGCCGGTGGCGGGCGTTTTGTGGAAACCTCTGCCAACCCTTGAAATATCCGCTGAAGCGTGGATGTATGCGGGCGGTGCACATCATTCGGTGATCAGTTATTCCCTTACCGCAGATGAAATGAGGGATTTTGCGGAAATTATGGATATTGAGTTTATACATATCGGCAAAGACACGGATATTAATCAGCTGCGCAAAGAACTGATATGGAATGATTTGATCTGGAAGCTAAAAAAATAA